The genomic DNA tacatatgtagcttaCCCCTGGTTTATAAGAACAAATATCATAGAGGACGTGCTATTTGCCTGAGAAGTCAACCTTCGTTTCAATTCTACTTCGAATAAATAGTACCTCCTTTTCAGCACACAATTAATCAGGTACTTGACATATATGAATGAAAGAATCTACTTGGAGTTAAAGCAGTTTTAGGATTTTCACTTCTAAAAATTACGCCAAGTTTAACATTGTTTTATCAAAACTAGACAAAGTAACAGCAAATCATATTACTGTTTTAAAGCTATATTTCGCGCGCtccattttaaataatttttggtagttgaatgaaaaaagaaaacagcAATAATTGTGGGAAGCatacagaaattaaaaaattaatatttgcctTGTTGCCAGATTAActaaatgtataatattatcgCACTCGAAATAGTTATACTATTTGTTTAAAGTGTTTCGTATTCTGCTCCTCGCAAGGTAGGGAATTAGGATTTTGTcaagttttatataattttgaataccTAAAATGGTCTAATACCAGGAAAACCACCCCTAACGATGGTTGAACACGTCTTTTTCTAGTTGGCGCGCTTTTCAGTAGTTTTGCCTTCTCTACTTTTACAAAATAACAGAAGGgtgcatttaataatatatatatattatatatgtttatttatacataatttgtatggatgtatatatatacatacgtacgtacatatatacctacatccagagaatgtaaatgaattcaTTTCATATCCCTTTACATTCTCTGCTAAGAGTACGTATCTAATTAgatagaaatatgtatgtatttttatatatttttattattatttaatgtagtttaaaattttggcaaaaattTCCAACAACTTTTATAGCAATTAgagatttgtttaataaattaagttttaaatatgCACTAACAAATTACTTTCTATGAGTATTTTATAAgtcggaaagaaaaaaataaatttgaaatgctaAAAATGTGTGTAATAGATTGTCTTTTGCTTACATTGTTTCATACCATCCttccttttttattaatttgtatcaATTGCTTTATCTTTAAGCACTGTTAATTAAAGAAAGTATAACCAAATAAGTTTAAGACAGTTAGAAATTTGCAATATAGCCAGTAAATTCCACTATATATAGAAAAagtgcagaattaacatataatatttaatgacAAAAGATTTGCAAAAGTTATTCAAACAATATGACCGATGTAACAGGTAgagatttaaaaattctttaacaTAATATCAAAGTTTAtacattaataatttaattatagctTCGTGTATAAACATAGTTCgtgaatttataataaatgctTCAAAAGATTTTACAATAACTTTGGGACTTAATAGTAATACTACTAGTAGAGAAGAGAAAGTTTCAACTCCAACCAAAAAAAGGAAAACTTTTAGATGTACTAATTACCGAAATGTGCGGTCATGTTAATGACGATTTAAGACATCTTTGGTATGTCAGTTGTGACTGCTATTATGATATGAGCGACGAAGAGATAAAAAAGCgaagagaaaaaataaagaacATTGGATGATTTTTTATAGATGTTTGTTGAAAACCTTAATGAGCCTTAACGAGGACCCCTATTTGCATGTGAAGTTAGTTTTGCCATCCAGGATACAGAGAAAGTCCAAAATATCAATGAGAGAGTATTTATACTCACCCACTCACATCCCTGATGAAGAACCAATTGTAGTTCTTGGTCAAAACAGTACCTACATTGGTAAAGctgattttgataaaatttgctGGAGAAATAGCCAAGGCGCCGCACGAAATCTAAATACTACAAACTAACttcacaaaaacatttttagaaCCTTATAAAATTGCTGATATTGAATCTTGCGTGCTAACATGCTCAAATAGTAATTCTGcagatatattaaaaatcatggctagaaaatgttataatatacggaaaagatatataaaaatacgaatatcTGCTTAACATTCCTAGATGTTGTATGATAATAactagttttattaataaaaactttgcCTTACCTCCTTATTCTGTGGTTATAACGTAAGTCAGCCAATTTATGtttagaaattatatttaaatagcaCTTAGATTAATTGCAACTAACTGAGAACGATGAAAACTCATTTcgaatatatatgttttgtattattgacaatttttgaaaattgataataattcgtatttcttttttattcactACACATTCtcgaaattacaacaacaactcattTAGATTTTTTCGGATCCCATGCCTGTACTTTTGGTGTTGTGGTTGAATACGGCATATATTGTTctgcaataaataatataactgatttttataatgtttcataaatacatactaGCTACATATAAATTGGAATTGAactataaaaaatcttaaaaattacatagctattttgaaatttaaataaatttgctatTTTCGGTTCCATGTATGTACGCATTCTCTTATTATATCTAAACTAAATTATAATTCAGAACAGTTTGAtgaaaaatacaattatttgcaatatttgtattaatgaTGCACATGTATGCCTATATTGGGTAGagggaaaaatacctgagtaggTACATGGACGATAACGTTTATGGTCATTTGTTAAAGAAACGACTTTCTATATAAAATTGGATTAATgagtataattaaaattatttacctTTAGTGCCAGACAAATTTTCACTGTGATCAGCCATCCACTTATATTTGGGACGGCTACCATCGCGTGTTGGCGGTAAATCGGTCTGAAAATATAAACCACATCATTATTGTTTCATAAATtgcttacaaaaacaaaaaaataatacctTGTAATGCATCCAGCCATACCAATCAGCGGGTATTTGTGAACCGTCATATTCCAAATTTAAGTGATCGGCATATTCCACCCAACGATTGCGGCCGTAAAAGTAATAAGGATTTTCATAATACCTGTTGCCATATTTGTCTGTCCCTACGAGTGTACCAATTTTTAGATCATCATACCtggaaattcataaaaaatatctatttaatataACTTAGTGAATAAGTCAGATAAATCTTATATAAGCGAGACTCATAATAATCGAAATCACTGACCTGTACATTTTCATGTAGGCATTCTTTATTCCACCCGATTGGcggattatttgaaaaattttaccaAGACGGTCTAGTCCCAAATACTTGGCCATAGTtacctaaaaatatttcactaaaatctaaatatgctaaaaaataataataaaaaagacatTTAAAAAACTATACCTTATGCGAAGCAATAACCAATGTCAAAACCAGCTGATTTTATCTTTCAAAGAGATTACTTCAAATTCGATGAGTCGATAAttatcaattttacaattttttgacACGACAAacatgttttaaaatatatatatgaatatgtaatatgtgaaattaatatatttgaatgttggataaatgtatatgaaatcaaTATTTAGGTTGTTTACATTTATTCAACTGTTTATTGCTCAACGAAATtacaaatattcaatttacTCGAACAAAATATTTAGACTGAATACACCCAATGCGGTTTTTGCATTTAGCGATAGCTGTcatatttgacatttttgataagCGTTTTCGTTTTTCTATGTGTGAATCATTTTTGTGCAATTCTTagattatttccaaaaattcataaattttttatattgaattaaaatataccTGCTTTTGATTGAAACAAAATAATGGCTAAGAATACCTCTAGTTCAGCTTTCCGCAAAATTGATGTGGATCAATATAATGAGGATAATTTTAAGGAAGACGAAGCAGACGCAATTTCAGCCACTGTTGGCCCagatgaaaatgaaataacGACACTTCTTACACAAGGCAAATCTGTAGAGGCTTTAGTTAATGTATTACAAAATGCGCCTTTGCGTTGCAAAAATCAACATGTGAAGGTATGTATACAACTTTCTATAAAAGCATGCATATAACatacgaaataaaaaaacatatatgcaGGACAACGCCTTGAATACAACTCTACGAGTATTGCTCTCCATCAAATCATCACAAATGGATCAAGCTGTCGACGCACTCGAACAAAACGATTTACTAGACGTTTTAATGAAGTATATTTATCGTGGCTTTGAAATTCCCTCAGAGGGCTCTAGCGGGCATCTATTGCAATGGCATGaaaaagcatttgccaaaggtGGTGTGGGCTGTATTGTGCGAGTCCTTTCTGATACTAATCGAGCATAATCTATATTACCGTGAATCAACCTAAATTTAAGTGAGTGAAAAGAGCAAAAGTAAATAGTTCTGGCTTTTACAATACTTCCATAGCTATACTACAATGAATAATTAGTTAAACtctactacatatacatacatacatatgttggttatt from Bactrocera oleae isolate idBacOlea1 chromosome 3, idBacOlea1, whole genome shotgun sequence includes the following:
- the Arpc5 gene encoding actin-related protein 2/3 complex subunit 5-C, which produces MAKNTSSSAFRKIDVDQYNEDNFKEDEADAISATVGPDENEITTLLTQGKSVEALVNVLQNAPLRCKNQHVKDNALNTTLRVLLSIKSSQMDQAVDALEQNDLLDVLMKYIYRGFEIPSEGSSGHLLQWHEKAFAKGGVGCIVRVLSDTNRA
- the ND-B17.2 gene encoding probable NADH dehydrogenase [ubiquinone] 1 alpha subcomplex subunit 12, which codes for MAKYLGLDRLGKIFQIIRQSGGIKNAYMKMYRYDDLKIGTLVGTDKYGNRYYENPYYFYGRNRWVEYADHLNLEYDGSQIPADWYGWMHYKTDLPPTRDGSRPKYKWMADHSENLSGTKEQYMPYSTTTPKVQAWDPKKSK